From one Trifolium pratense cultivar HEN17-A07 linkage group LG1, ARS_RC_1.1, whole genome shotgun sequence genomic stretch:
- the LOC123900011 gene encoding GDT1-like protein 5 yields MSSIVQGFTKSLAMTILSEIGDKTFFAAAILAMRNPRRLVLSGCLAALIVMTILSVLVGWAAPNLLSRNWTHHITTILFLGFGLWSLKEAIFEEGESEELAEVEAQLDKDWKAKNGATKDSNKVDDAAKKHKRPFLSQFFSPILLQAFSITFFGEWGDKSQLATIGLAADENPFGVVLGGILGQALCTTAAVIGGKSLASQISEKVVGLSGGILFIVFGIQSFLSPVES; encoded by the exons ATGAGTTCAATCGTTCAG ggTTTTACAAAGTCACTTGCCATGACCATTCTCTCTGAGATCGGTGATAAGACTTTCTTCGCAGCTGCG ATACTGGCTATGCGAAACCCACGACGCCTTGTCTTATCGGGATGCCTCGCGGCTTTGATA GTGATGACAATTCTATCTGTTCTTGTTGGTTGGGCTGCTCCAAATCTG CTCTCTCGTAACTGGACTCATCACATTACGACGATCTTGTTCTTGGGGTTTGGACTTTGGTCCTTGAAAGAGGCTATATTTGAAGAAGG GGAATCAGAGGAATTAGCTGAAGTCGAAGCTCAATTG GACAAAGATTGGAAAGCTAAAAATGGAGCTACAAAAGATAGCAATAAG GTTGATGATGCAGCAAAAAAACATAAACGGCCATTTTTATCTCAGTTTTTCTCTCCCATCTTGTTACAG GCATTTTCTATCACTTTTTTTGGTGAATGGGGTGACAAGAGCCAG CTGGCTACCATAGGTTTAGCAGCAGATGAAAACCCGTTCGGCGTGGTTCTCGGAGGGATTTT GGGGCAAGCATTGTGTACTACTGCTGCTGTTATTGGAGGGAAGAGTTTAGCTTCTCAGATATCTGAAAAAGTg GTTGGACTCTCGGGTGGAATTCTTTTCATCGTTTTTGGTATCCAATCATTCCTTTCTCCAGTCGAATCATGA
- the LOC123900017 gene encoding protein ASPARTIC PROTEASE IN GUARD CELL 1 — MGLQFFNLILFILWASPLAHSRNIPHNAKTTLLNVADSIQKTHQVLNFNQNNLKQQQQHKSYVSSLSSSSTLSLQLHSRASIHKSSHADYKSLTLSRLDRDSARVKFIVTQLDPNFNAEKLSGPIISGTSQGSGEYFSRLGIGEPPSQAYMVLDTGSDISWVQCAPCADCYRQADPIFEPTSSASYTPLTCEANQCKSLDLSQCHNGNCLYEVSYGDGSYTVGDFVTETVTIGATSVQNIAIGCGHNNEGLFVGAAGLLGLGGGPLSFPAQLNTTSFSYCLVDRDSDLVSTLEFDSPFSRNAVTAPLRRNRQLDTFYYVGLVGISVGGELLPIPETSFQVDATGSGGIIVDSGTAVTRLQSDVYDIVRDAFVNGTKDLPETNGVSLFDTCYDLSAKTSVEVPTVAFHFGEGKVLVMPAKNYLVPVDSVGTFCFAFAPTTSSLSIIGNIQQQGTRVSFDIGNSLIGFTPNSC, encoded by the coding sequence ATGGGTCTTCAATTTTTCAACTTAATCCTCTTCATCTTATGGGCTTCACCATTGGCACATTCTAGAAACATACCCCACAATGCCAAAACTACACTACTCAATGTTGCTGATTCCATTCAAAAAACACACCAAGTTCTCAACTTCAACCAAAACAACcttaaacaacaacaacaacataagaGTTATGTTTCTTCTTTATCATCGTCATCAACACTCTCTCTACAACTACATTCAAGAGCATCCATTCATAAATCTTCACATGCTGACTATAAGTCACTAACATTATCCAGACTCGACCGTGACTCAGCCCGAGTCAAATTCATAGTGACTCAGTTAGATCCAAATTTCAATGCAGAGAAACTTTCTGGTCCCATTATCTCCGGAACGAGTCAAGGTAGCGGCGAGTACTTTTCCCGACTCGGAATCGGTGAGCCACCGAGTCAAGCTTACATGGTGCTTGACACTGGTAGTGACATAAGCTGGGTACAATGCGCACCCTGCGCCGATTGTTATCGCCAAGCCGATCCAATTTTCGAGCCGACTTCATCAGCTTCTTACACGCCGCTAACTTGTGAAGCCAATCAATGCAAATCGCTAGACCTATCTCAGTGCCATAACGGTAACTGTCTCTACGAAGTTTCCTACGGTGACGGCTCTTACACCGTAGGTGACTTCGTTACGGAGACGGTTACAATCGGCGCGACTTCAGTTCAGAATATAGCCATCGGCTGCGGTCATAATAACGAAGGTTTGTTCGTTGGTGCAGCCGGCTTACTCGGCTTAGGTGGCGGCCCACTTTCTTTTCCGGCTCAGCTTAATACGACGTCGTTTTCATATTGTCTAGTAGATCGTGATTCTGATTTGGTTTCAACCCTAGAGTTTGACTCACCGTTTTCTCGTAACGCCGTTACCGCGCCGTTACGGCGTAATCGTCAATTAGACACGTTTTACTATGTTGGACTCGTTGGGATAAGTGTCGGCGGGGAGTTACTTCCGATTCCGGAGACAAGTTTTCAGGTAGATGCCACCGGAAGTGGAGGGATAATTGTTGATTCCGGCACGGCGGTGACACGGTTGCAGAGTGACGTGTATGACATTGTTCGTGATGCGTTCGTGAATGGAACGAAGGATTTACCGGAGACGAATGGTGTTTCGTTGTTTGATACTTGCTATGACCTGTCGGCGAAGACAAGTGTGGAGGTTCCGACGGTGGCGTTTCATTTTGGGGAAGGGAAAGTTTTGGTGATGCCGGCGAAGAATTACCTGGTACCGGTTGATTCGGTGGGGACATTTTGTTTTGCATTTGCTCCAACGACGTCGTCTTTGTCGATAATTGGGAATATTCAACAGCAAGGGACACGTGTCAGTTTTGATATTGGAAACTCGCTAATTGGATTTACTCCTAACAGTTGTTAA
- the LOC123900026 gene encoding CTL-like protein DDB_G0274487 isoform X1: MNSPTSSSSSSDFVSIANTDQSAARSRRSGTGSEVAAVEQSRRWHDVFWLGIFLIHLIGLGFLLGVLGLNRFEKENRLNIDKYTPGISRNEAGLTETYWPLYAVAGGIGTFLGWTWMLLLGSQATQMMKVSVHILATYLAVISVLCFWTAQIFWGVAFAVGAVLQFLYVISVIDRLPFTMLVLQKAVKMVWNLPEVMRVSYAFMFAVLLWMALWSFGAAGVVASNLSDGGRWWLLVVFSVSLFWTGAVLCNTVHVIVSGMVFLVLFHGGREAASIPANSLMKSLQYALTTSFGSICYGSLFTAAIRTLRWEIRGLRSKIGNNECLLCCVDFVFHLVETLVRFFNKYAYVQIAVNGKSFNNSARDAWELFQSTGVEALVAYDCSGAVLLMGTVFGGLITGTCAGVWAWVKWSDRVIMIGSTSMLMGMVLVGLAMVVVESAVTSIYICYAEDPLLIQRWDADFFNQMSETLHHRLQYRSARPRDYRFHDDPIRENTSI; encoded by the exons ATGAATTCTCCaacttcctcttcttcttcctccgaCTTCGTTTCTATAGCCAACACCGATCAG AGTGCAGCCCGGAGTAGGAGAAGCGGCACCGGCAGTGAAGTGGCGGCGGTGGAACAATCGCGCCGGTGGCATGATGTTTTCTGGTTAGGAATATTTTTGATCCATTTGATTGGACTGGGATTCCTTCTAGGGGTTCTTGGTCTCAATAGGTTTGAGAAAGAGAATAGACTTAACATTGATAAGTATACCCCTGGTATTTCTCGGAATGAGGCCGGGTTGACTGAGACTTACTGGCCACTCTATGCTGTTGCTGGTGGAATTGGGACTTTCCTCGGATGGACTTGGATGTTGTTGTTGGGTTCCCAAGCTACTCAAATGATGAAGGTTTCTGTTCACATCTTGGCCACTTATCTGGCTGTCATCAGCGTTTTGTGTTTCTGGACAGCCCAGATTTTCTGGGGGGTTGCTTTTGCTGTTGGAGCTGTTCTTCAGTTCTTGTATGTTATATCTGTCATCGATAG ACTTCCATTTACGATGTTGGTTCTGCAAAAAGCTGTGAAGATGGTCTGGAATCTTCCTGAGGTGATGAGAGTGTCATATGCATTTATGTTTGCTGTGCTTTTATGGATGGCCTTATGGTCATTTGGAGCAGCAGGTGTTGTGGCTTCAAACTTGAGTGATGGGGGACGCTGGTGGCTTCTTGTG GTTTTCTCTGTAAGCTTATTTTGGACAGGTGCAGTGCTCTGCAATACTGTGCATGTAATAGTGTCTGGAATGGTGTTTCTTGTTCTTTTCCATGGTGGTAGAGAGGCAGCTTCAATTCCCGCTAACTCCTTAATGAAATCATTACAATATGCTTTAACAACATCTTTTGGTAGCATTTGTTATGGATCATTGTTCACTGCTGCTATTAGGACGCTGCGATGGGAG ATACGCGGACTTCGGTCAAAGATCGGCAACAATGAGTGTTTGCTTTGCTGTGTTGATTTCGTTTTCCATCTTGTGGAGACTCTTGTTcgattttttaacaaatatgcCTACGTTCAG ATTGCTGTTAATGGTAAAAGTTTTAACAATTCGGCTAGAGATGCATGGGAGTTATTCCAGTCAACTGGGGTTGAGGCACTTGTGGCATATGATTGTTCAGGTGCTGTCCTGCTAATGGGCACCGTATTTGGTGGACTGATAACTGGAACTTGCGCCGGTGTATGGGCATGGGTTAAATGGAGTGACAGGGTTATTATGATTGGCTCCACATCCATGCTCATGGGTATGGTTTTG GTTGGATTGGCAATGGTTGTGGTGGAGAGTGCTGTTACATCGATATATATTTGCTATGCAGAAGACCCTTTATTGATTCAGAGATGGGATGCTGATTTTTTCAACCAGATGTCCGAGACACTACATCATCGACTTCAATACAGGAGTGCTCGACCAAGGGACTACCGATTCCATGATGACCCCATACGAGAAAACACCTCTATTTGA
- the LOC123900026 gene encoding CTL-like protein DDB_G0274487 isoform X2 — protein sequence MLLLGSQATQMMKVSVHILATYLAVISVLCFWTAQIFWGVAFAVGAVLQFLYVISVIDRLPFTMLVLQKAVKMVWNLPEVMRVSYAFMFAVLLWMALWSFGAAGVVASNLSDGGRWWLLVVFSVSLFWTGAVLCNTVHVIVSGMVFLVLFHGGREAASIPANSLMKSLQYALTTSFGSICYGSLFTAAIRTLRWEIRGLRSKIGNNECLLCCVDFVFHLVETLVRFFNKYAYVQIAVNGKSFNNSARDAWELFQSTGVEALVAYDCSGAVLLMGTVFGGLITGTCAGVWAWVKWSDRVIMIGSTSMLMGMVLVGLAMVVVESAVTSIYICYAEDPLLIQRWDADFFNQMSETLHHRLQYRSARPRDYRFHDDPIRENTSI from the exons ATGTTGTTGTTGGGTTCCCAAGCTACTCAAATGATGAAGGTTTCTGTTCACATCTTGGCCACTTATCTGGCTGTCATCAGCGTTTTGTGTTTCTGGACAGCCCAGATTTTCTGGGGGGTTGCTTTTGCTGTTGGAGCTGTTCTTCAGTTCTTGTATGTTATATCTGTCATCGATAG ACTTCCATTTACGATGTTGGTTCTGCAAAAAGCTGTGAAGATGGTCTGGAATCTTCCTGAGGTGATGAGAGTGTCATATGCATTTATGTTTGCTGTGCTTTTATGGATGGCCTTATGGTCATTTGGAGCAGCAGGTGTTGTGGCTTCAAACTTGAGTGATGGGGGACGCTGGTGGCTTCTTGTG GTTTTCTCTGTAAGCTTATTTTGGACAGGTGCAGTGCTCTGCAATACTGTGCATGTAATAGTGTCTGGAATGGTGTTTCTTGTTCTTTTCCATGGTGGTAGAGAGGCAGCTTCAATTCCCGCTAACTCCTTAATGAAATCATTACAATATGCTTTAACAACATCTTTTGGTAGCATTTGTTATGGATCATTGTTCACTGCTGCTATTAGGACGCTGCGATGGGAG ATACGCGGACTTCGGTCAAAGATCGGCAACAATGAGTGTTTGCTTTGCTGTGTTGATTTCGTTTTCCATCTTGTGGAGACTCTTGTTcgattttttaacaaatatgcCTACGTTCAG ATTGCTGTTAATGGTAAAAGTTTTAACAATTCGGCTAGAGATGCATGGGAGTTATTCCAGTCAACTGGGGTTGAGGCACTTGTGGCATATGATTGTTCAGGTGCTGTCCTGCTAATGGGCACCGTATTTGGTGGACTGATAACTGGAACTTGCGCCGGTGTATGGGCATGGGTTAAATGGAGTGACAGGGTTATTATGATTGGCTCCACATCCATGCTCATGGGTATGGTTTTG GTTGGATTGGCAATGGTTGTGGTGGAGAGTGCTGTTACATCGATATATATTTGCTATGCAGAAGACCCTTTATTGATTCAGAGATGGGATGCTGATTTTTTCAACCAGATGTCCGAGACACTACATCATCGACTTCAATACAGGAGTGCTCGACCAAGGGACTACCGATTCCATGATGACCCCATACGAGAAAACACCTCTATTTGA
- the LOC123911203 gene encoding uncharacterized protein LOC123911203 produces MSATPQNHGQPFVAQEQTFNQGQTHVVPEEPQYQNEVNQAPQVVLVNRNQDADEIVRNVQNNNFAGHNNLTNLVETILTQNGLNLGYRRPNFVSALSEYVLQTELPRGWKVPKYTKFAGDTSESTVEHIARFLAESGNLANNENLRMKYFPNSLTKNAFTWFTTLPPNSIHTWTQLERLFHEQFYMGQTKISLKELASVKRKTQESIDDYLNRFRLLKARCFTQVPEHELVEIAAGGLDYSIRKKLDTQYLRDMSQLADRVRQLEKLKAEKFRNSKFQKKKERNLLALVKPWKQCSAVVV; encoded by the exons ATGTCTGCTACCCCCCAAAATCATGGTCAGCCATTTGTGGCTCAGGAACAAACATTTAACCAAGGTCAAACACATGTGGTACCTGAGGAACCTCAATATCAAAACGAAGTTAATCAAGCACCACAAGTAGTGTTAGTAAATCGAAATCAGGATGCTGATGAGATAGTTCGAAATgtccaaaataataattttgctgGACATAATAATTTAACAAATTTGGTTGAGACAATTTTGACTCAGAATGGCCTTAATTTGGGCTATCGAAGGCCAAATTTTGTCTCTGCTTTGTCTGAGTATGTGTTACAAACTGAGTTACCAAGGGGTTGGAAAGTCCCTAAATATACTAAGTTTGCTGGAGATACCAGTGAGTCTACAGTCGAACACATTGCTAGGTTCTTAGCTGAGTCTGGTAATTTGGCAAACAATGAGAATTTAAGAATGAAATATTTTCCTAATTCTCTAACTAAAAATGCCTTTACATGGTTTACAACTTTGCCACCTAATTCGATTCATACTTGGACACAACTTGAAAGATTGTTCCATGAGCAATTTTACATGGGCCAAACTAAGATAAGTCTCAAGGAATTGGCCAGTGTCAAGCGTAAAACACAAGAGTCTATTGATGATTATTTGAATAGATTTAGATTGCTTAAAGCTAGGTGTTTTACTCAAGTACCTGAACATGAACTTGTCGAAATAGCTGCTGGTGGCTTAGATTATTCGATTAGAAAGAAATTAGATACTCAATACTTAAGAGATATGTCTCAATTGGCTGATAGAGTTCGACAACTCGAAAAGCTAAAAGCTGAAAAGTTTAGGAATTCaaagtttcagaaaaagaaagaaag GAACCTCTTGGCTTTGGTTAAACCATGGAAGCAGTGCAGTGCAGTGGTAGTATAG
- the LOC123900039 gene encoding signal peptidase complex subunit 3B-like, with product MHSFGYRANALFTFAVTILGFMCALASFTDSFNSPSPSVQVQVLKVNWFQKQPNGNDEVSMTLNISADLQSLFTWNTKQVFVFLAAEYVTPKHVLNQISLWDAIIQEKENAKFTITTSNKYRFIDQGSNLRGKEFNLTLHWHVMPKTGKMLADKVVLPGYRLPAEYR from the exons ATGCATTCATTCGGTTACAGAGCGAATGCATTGTTTACCTTTGCCGTTACAATTCTTGGTTTCATGTGTGCTCTCGCCTCTTTCACTGATTCATTCAATTCTCCATCTCCTTCTGTTCAAGTTCAG GTTTTAAAGGTCAACTGGTTTCAGAAACAGCCTAACGGCAATGATGAG GTTAGCATGACACTGAATATATCAGCAGATTTACAATCCCTGTTCACGTGGAACACAAAACAG gtttttgtatttttagcCGCTGAATATGTAACTCCAAAGCATGTCTTGAATCAG ATATCCCTCTGGGATGCTATCATTCAGGAGAAAGAGAACGCAAAATTTACAATTACCACATCAAATAAATACCGCTTCATTGATCAG gGAAGCAATTTGCGTGGTAAAGAATTTAACTTAACCTTGCACTGGCATGTTATGCCAAAGACTGGCAAGATGTTAGCAGATAAAGTAGTTTTGCCAGGTTACCGGTTGCCTGCGGAATACAGATGA